A genomic window from Salirhabdus salicampi includes:
- a CDS encoding ABC transporter substrate-binding protein — MKKFSFLLVLMLALVLAACNNEASDDEDPSNDSDNNNNEEREQVLVFARGGDSESLDFASTTDGESSRVTKQIYESLLEFDKESFDITPGLAHDWDVEDDGKKYTFYLEEGVTFHDGTEFNAEAVKTNFERWSDPGHKYAFTDEGYSYVIYSIMFGGFKGDEGHVIEEINVLDDYTIEFVLNRPLGYFLQNMAMSYFAITSPAALEQYGPEINENPVGTGPFKFVSWTKDDTIVLEKFEDYRKDGLPKLDRVIFEVIPDNAARLISLRSGEIDIMDGLNPDDAAGVESDDTLVLHTRAANNFGYLGLNTSKAPLDNKLVRQAINHAVNREAIAEALYAGYAIPAVNPLPPGYLGFNDELEGYDYNLDKAKELLAEAGYEDGVEIDLWTMPVARPYMPDPETVAEIIQNDLAQVGITANIVREEWGPYLEKTANGEQEMFMLGWSGTNGDPDYFLGSLLHGDAAGGSNRTFYQNSTVDELLDQAKVSIDQEERAELYKEAQRLILEDSPMVTLVHSTPVLAAQDYVKNYVPHPSTSESLAEVELE; from the coding sequence ATGAAGAAGTTTTCTTTTTTACTCGTTCTCATGCTTGCGTTAGTTTTAGCAGCATGTAACAACGAGGCATCAGACGATGAAGACCCATCGAACGACAGCGATAACAACAACAACGAGGAACGTGAGCAGGTACTTGTCTTTGCTCGAGGAGGAGATTCCGAGAGTTTAGACTTTGCTAGTACAACAGATGGGGAATCTTCCCGTGTAACGAAACAAATTTACGAAAGTTTACTAGAGTTTGACAAGGAATCCTTCGACATTACACCTGGTTTAGCTCACGACTGGGATGTAGAAGATGACGGAAAAAAATACACATTCTATCTTGAAGAAGGTGTAACTTTCCATGACGGAACTGAGTTCAACGCAGAAGCTGTAAAGACAAACTTTGAGCGTTGGTCTGATCCTGGTCACAAATACGCTTTTACAGATGAAGGATACTCATATGTTATTTACAGCATTATGTTTGGCGGTTTTAAAGGTGACGAAGGTCATGTCATCGAAGAAATTAATGTCTTAGACGACTATACAATTGAATTCGTATTAAACCGTCCACTAGGCTACTTTTTACAAAATATGGCTATGAGTTACTTTGCGATTACTTCTCCAGCAGCACTTGAGCAATATGGTCCAGAAATTAACGAAAACCCTGTTGGTACAGGTCCATTTAAATTTGTTAGTTGGACTAAAGATGACACAATCGTGCTAGAGAAATTTGAAGATTACCGTAAAGATGGTTTACCTAAACTAGATCGTGTAATTTTCGAGGTTATCCCGGATAACGCTGCACGCTTAATCTCTTTACGTTCAGGTGAGATTGATATTATGGATGGCTTAAACCCTGATGATGCTGCAGGTGTTGAGTCTGATGACACGTTAGTATTGCACACACGTGCTGCTAACAACTTCGGTTACTTAGGATTAAACACGAGCAAAGCACCGCTGGATAATAAGCTCGTTCGTCAAGCAATTAATCATGCAGTTAACCGTGAAGCGATTGCTGAAGCGTTATATGCTGGCTACGCTATCCCTGCGGTAAACCCATTACCACCAGGTTATCTTGGCTTTAACGATGAATTAGAAGGATATGACTATAATTTAGACAAAGCAAAAGAACTATTAGCAGAAGCCGGCTATGAAGACGGTGTCGAAATTGATCTATGGACGATGCCTGTTGCGAGACCATATATGCCGGACCCAGAAACTGTTGCTGAAATCATTCAAAACGATTTAGCGCAAGTTGGGATTACAGCAAACATTGTACGTGAAGAGTGGGGGCCTTACTTAGAAAAAACAGCAAACGGTGAACAAGAAATGTTCATGTTAGGCTGGTCTGGTACAAACGGGGACCCTGATTACTTCTTAGGTAGCTTACTACATGGTGATGCTGCTGGCGGAAGTAACCGTACATTCTATCAAAATTCTACTGTTGATGAACTTTTAGACCAAGCAAAAGTATCTATTGATCAAGAAGAACGTGCAGAACTATATAAAGAAGCACAACGACTTATTTTAGAAGATTCACCAATGGTTACATTAGTTCACTCTACTCCAGTTTTAGCAGCTCAAGATTATGTGAAAAACTATGTGCCACACCCATCTACAAGTGAATCACTTGCAGAAGTTGAATTAGAGTAA
- a CDS encoding ABC transporter permease, whose protein sequence is MLAYTIRRLLMLIPVLLGMTLLVFSIVHFIPGNPAQILLGETATEEAIEKLEEQMGLNKPYVVQYGIYVSNLLQGDLGISLKTKSEIATEILPKLAATFELTFFAMLFAIFIGVNAGIISAWKQNSWFDFLAMFFALVGVSMPIFWLALMEQWVFAQELGWLPASSRENSRDPITAITHFYVIDSLLHLDFERLITTLKHLVLPSIALGTIPMAIIARMTRSSMLEVMNSDYIRTVRAKGAGQFLVVYKHALKNAIIPVLTVIGLQTGVLLGGAILTETIFSWPGVGRYIFDAINYRDYPVIQSGILIVAFIFVMINLIVDLLYSYIDPRIKY, encoded by the coding sequence ATGCTAGCCTACACAATAAGACGTCTACTTATGTTAATTCCTGTCCTGCTGGGAATGACTTTACTTGTTTTCTCTATTGTTCACTTTATACCAGGTAATCCTGCTCAAATTCTCCTTGGTGAAACAGCCACTGAAGAAGCAATCGAAAAATTGGAAGAACAGATGGGGTTAAACAAGCCATATGTCGTTCAATATGGAATTTATGTTAGCAACCTATTACAAGGTGATTTAGGAATATCGCTAAAAACAAAATCGGAAATAGCTACTGAGATCTTGCCAAAATTGGCGGCTACCTTTGAGCTCACCTTTTTTGCCATGTTATTTGCGATTTTCATTGGAGTTAACGCTGGTATCATTAGTGCATGGAAACAAAATTCTTGGTTTGACTTTTTAGCTATGTTTTTCGCTCTAGTCGGTGTATCTATGCCTATCTTCTGGCTCGCTTTAATGGAGCAATGGGTATTTGCCCAGGAGCTTGGATGGTTACCTGCATCAAGTAGAGAAAATAGCCGAGATCCTATTACTGCAATCACCCATTTTTATGTGATTGATTCTCTTCTACACCTTGACTTTGAACGATTAATCACAACGTTAAAACACCTCGTCTTGCCGAGTATCGCCTTAGGAACCATTCCGATGGCCATCATCGCACGTATGACCCGTTCAAGTATGTTAGAAGTGATGAATTCTGACTACATTCGTACGGTACGCGCGAAAGGTGCAGGGCAATTTTTAGTTGTTTATAAGCACGCTCTTAAAAATGCTATTATTCCTGTTCTCACAGTTATCGGTCTCCAAACAGGAGTACTATTAGGTGGAGCAATATTAACAGAAACAATCTTTAGTTGGCCGGGAGTAGGACGATATATTTTTGATGCGATAAATTATCGTGATTACCCTGTAATCCAATCGGGGATTTTAATTGTTGCGTTCATATTCGTAATGATCAATTTAATTGTGGACTTGCTATATTCTTATATTGATCCAAGGATTAAATATTAG
- a CDS encoding ABC transporter permease, with product MKLEEKKEQIELASTPVQKQEDMKVNSPWKDAYKQLRKNRFAVTGFIIIIFFILLGLFAPLLTPYSYEDQEIIKRLQPPSGEHWLGTDNLGRDIFTRIAYGARISLQVGFFAVTGALVFGTLLGIIAGYFGRWIDMLISRIFDILLAFPSILLAIAIVAILGASLENALIAIAIINIPIFGRLVRSKVISLREEEFIMAARAQGMKNGRILIHHILPNSLAPIIVQSTLGFGTAILEAAALGFLGLGAQPPLPEWGKMLADSRDFIQLAPWTLIAPGVAIMLVVLGFNLIGDGLRDALDPKMKN from the coding sequence ATGAAACTAGAAGAGAAAAAAGAACAAATTGAGCTTGCTTCAACCCCCGTACAAAAACAAGAAGATATGAAAGTGAATTCGCCTTGGAAAGATGCATATAAACAGTTGCGAAAAAACCGATTCGCGGTTACGGGGTTTATCATCATCATATTTTTTATATTACTCGGTTTGTTTGCTCCTTTATTAACTCCATATTCCTACGAAGATCAGGAAATTATTAAGCGACTCCAGCCACCAAGTGGTGAGCATTGGTTAGGTACAGACAACTTAGGCAGAGATATATTTACGAGAATTGCTTATGGTGCGAGAATTTCACTACAAGTAGGATTTTTCGCCGTAACTGGTGCGCTCGTTTTCGGAACATTGCTTGGCATTATTGCAGGATATTTCGGACGTTGGATTGATATGTTAATTTCTCGTATATTCGATATTTTACTCGCGTTCCCTAGTATTTTATTAGCGATTGCAATCGTTGCAATTTTAGGGGCCTCATTGGAAAATGCCTTAATTGCAATAGCGATCATTAATATTCCGATTTTCGGCCGACTCGTTCGATCAAAAGTAATTAGTTTACGGGAAGAGGAATTTATAATGGCAGCAAGAGCTCAAGGAATGAAAAATGGTCGTATTCTCATTCACCATATACTTCCAAACAGTTTAGCACCTATCATTGTTCAATCGACACTAGGTTTTGGTACAGCTATTTTAGAAGCTGCTGCTTTAGGATTTTTAGGTCTAGGGGCACAACCACCATTGCCTGAATGGGGGAAGATGCTTGCTGATTCACGTGATTTCATTCAGTTAGCTCCTTGGACATTAATCGCTCCAGGGGTTGCCATAATGCTCGTGGTACTTGGGTTTAACTTAATTGGTGATGGCTTACGGGATGCTCTGGATCCTAAAATGAAGAACTAA